The genomic region TCAGTGCAAAAAAAATGTTTTTCATGTTTTTCTCCATTATAGTCATCTCTATTATCGGAGCGGCTTAAAGCATACTTAACGATTTTTAAAAAATTTCAATTGTACTGTGTTGTCAGGGGGTTGATCTTTCAAGTACAACAATGAAATGAAAAAATATGATAAGTACGCACTTTACGAAGTGTCAGTTCAGAGTCCAGATACCCAGGTAGATATTTATTTAGATATCTATAATGACATCAATAAAAAAAAGCCTAGGCATTTTCGTGAAGATTTTTGCAGTACCTTTATTCTTTCACTAGAGTGGGTTAAACGACATAAGTCACATACAGCCGTTGGGATTGATCTTGATTCTGAACCCTTAAGGTACGGCAAAAAAATGCATCTTTCAAAACTATCGACAGATCAAAAGAAAAGAATGAGGCTCTTGAGGCAAAATGTTATTTCAGTCACTAAACCGAAAGCAGATATTATTGGTGTTGGTAACTTTTCATTTTATATTTTTCAAAAGAGAGATGTCCTTATAGAGTATTTTAAGTGCTGTCTTAAATCTTTGCAAAAAAAGGGAATCATAGTTTTAGAAATGGCTGGTGGCCCTGGTACTATTGAGCAACGCAAAGAAACAAAAACTGTTAAGATGTCACGTGGAAAAAAGTTTAAGTACATATGGGATCAAAAATCATTTGATCCCATTCCAAGGCAAGCTCACTATGCAATTCATTTTAAATTTGCCGATGGAAGTACTCTCAAGAATGCTTTTACCTATGACTGGCGCGTATGGACTATTCCTGAAGTGCGTGAGGCGTTGTATGAGGCTGGTTTTTCAAAAACATATGTCTATTGGGATCAATCAGATTCAGGCAATTCATATGATTATCTTCAAACTGAGAAAGCCACAAATGATCACGCATGGGTTTCGCAGATTGTCGGCGTAAAATAATTCTAAACACATTTTCATAATTTGGTTAAACGCATATCTATAGCGGCTTTTAGCCTATGAGCGTTGCAGCCCTTTGTCTAAAAAAAGTAGTAAAACTTCAAAAAGCAAAGCATTCAACCGATGGCATAAGGTAAGCTAAAAGAACATCCGTGGGGGAAAATGCGCTATCTATCAATAATTGTCGTATCATTGATTTTTGGGTTTTCAATCTCTTCAAATGCCGTACAAGTATCATTACAATCAAATCAAACTGAGCCTATCGGTGTAGCTATTGATGCAGCGACTTCATTAAATGTTACAGTATCGTCTGACACGGCTTGGCCCACAGGTCGTGCAACACTTTATTATTTTTATGTAACAAATGATAATCAACGATTTGGCCCGGGTGATCAGTCTGTTGGTTTACCTGCGATCAGCGCAAGTGGTCGAGCCAATGTGACTTTGGTCATAGACGGTAGACTTACGCCAACACCTAACTTTGGTGTGATTACTTATATTGTATTAGATGGAGTAATGTCGGGGCCTGGTTCGCACGGTCAACTTATAAAATTTCATGCGGCTAAAGGGCAAACTTCACAACCTGAAAATTCCTTGTGCAATCCTACGACACAACCATTTCCTCATTTTAATGTAAAAGACGGTAAGTGTTTGCCCTCTTGCGGAGTATTAGGCGGAACACATTCATTTGGTGATTCATGTTCGGCAAATGGTTTTATCGATATTGGTGCTGCTTATGATGTGGCTGCTTGTTGCAAGGTAAATAATCAAGGTACGCCAACTCCTACTCCTACTCCTACACCTACACCAAATCCGAATGTTCCAAGTGATGGGAATTTTATAGATCTCGTAATGGCAGGCTATCAAGGTTGGTTCTCTGCAATTGGTGATGGAGGAGTTAACACTTGGACACATTGGTCTCGTAACAGTGCTCCGGGGCCAGGTCACACCACTGTTGAGATTTATCCTGATGTTCGTGAATACAATCTTGCAGATTTGTTTGATACAGCTCTTGGTAATTTAGGAAACGGTCAGCCTTCTCGTTTATTTTCTTCAGTGAAAGATGGGGTGGTTGATACACACTTTCGCTGGATGCGAGAATATGGAATCGATGGAGCCATACTTCAGAGATTTGTTTCTGAACTTTCAAATCCAGCATCTAAAAATATGCGCAACGAAGTGACTCGTAAAGTGAAGCGTTATGCTGAAGCGCACGATCGAAAATTTTATGTGATGTATGATATTACAAGTTCAAATCCAGATACTTTAATTCGAGATATTAAAAGTGATTGGTCTGAAATTGAAAACAATATTGGTGTTCAGTCATCGCCTAGTTACGCTCGCCAAGATGGTCGCCCAGTAATAGGTCTTTGGGGATTTGGTTTTACAGATCGACCGGGTACACAAGAACAGGCGCAAGAAATAATAAATTGGTTTAAAAACAAGGGCTACTATGTAGTAGGTGGAGTTCCCTATAGTTGGCGCACAGAAAATGGGGCCTCAAGACCCGGTTGGCTTTCAACATATGTACAGTACGATATGATTAGCCCTTGGTCTGTAGGAAATTATTCGTCACTTAACGAAATTGAAAAACACACGAGTAGTTATGTAATTCCTGATAAGCGCTATTGCGATGAACATGGAATTCATTATCAGCGAGTCATTTACCCTGGCTTTGCATGGTCTAACTGGAATGGTGGCTCAAGAAATCTTATACCTAGACTGAGTGGTAATTTTATGTGGCAACAAGCTTATCAATTAACTGGAGTCACAAAGGGTGCATTTGTGGCTATGTTTGACGAGTATGATGAGGGTACAGCAATTGCCAAGGCAGCAGAGAACGCTTCGATGATTCCGAATAACCAATACTATTTAACACTCGATGCTGATGGTCAGAGTTTGTCATCTGATTTTTATCTTAGGCTAACAGGTGCTGCTACTCTTATGCTTAAGGGCGTCACACCAAAAACTTCAAGTATTCCTATTCCACAAAGGTAAAACTATAAATTAGTCGTGCCCGTTGAATGTCTAGTTTATTAGCCTTCTCTACGGTCTGAGGCATGTTTGTGCTAGCCTCTACCTACGTATTACGAAAACTATTGATGGGTAATTTATAATCCTAAGGAGGGGAATTTGAAATCACTATTGATTTGTATTTCTTTGTTAGCAGCATCAAACGCCACGGCAGGCGAATTCATTATTAAATTTAAAAACCCAATTAATCAAAAGAGTTTGTTGTCTTTAAAAACTCTTAACGCAAATTTCAAATCTACAATTCCAAAACTAAATATGGTTGTAGTAACGAGTGACACTCTCAAAAGTGGAGTTGTACCAAAAGCACTCGAGAATGAAATTGAGTACATTGCAAAAAATGGCAAGATCTATCTTGATTCTGCAAAGGGTGATGCTTGGCAAAATGAAGCCAGCATGCTTTGGGGAATGGAAGCTGTAAAACTAAAAAAAGCTTGGAACATTACTAAAGGTGACAAAAGTGTTGTTGTCGCTGTTTCTGATACCGGGACATATTTAAATCACAGTGATCTCAGTGGTAATTTATGGATCAACAAAGGTGAGTCTGGTCTTGATGCCAATGGCAAAGACAAAGCTAAAAATAAAAAAGACGATGACGGTAATGGTTATGTTGATGATGTCTATGGTTATAATTTTGAAACCAATACTTCTACACCCAATGAAAATCATTATCACGGCACACACGTTGCGGGCACAGTTGGTGGCGTGGGTGGCAATGGCGGAATCGTTGGCGTTGCAGGCAAAGTGAGTCTTATGACTGTTAAGTTTATCAGTGCAAGCGGTGAGGGTACTGATGAAGCTGCAATCAACACGATCGTTTATGCTTCTGATAACGGAGCCCGTGCCATCAATTGCAGTTGGGGAAGCGATGAATATTCTGAGCCGCTTTATGATGCAATTGTTTACGCTCAAAAAAAGGGTGTTCTCATTATTGCAGCAGCGGGCAATGACGGCCATAACCATGACAAGTACGAACATTACCCATCTGGTTATGATCTTGATAATATCATTACTGTTGCAGCGACTACATCCTCTAACGGTTTACTAGCTGGGTTTTCGAATTACGGCGTTGAAACTGTAGATCTTGCCGCTCCAGGTGAAAGAATTAGAAGTTCATTTAACGTCATGTACAATACTTTGTATTGTGGAACCAGTGGGATGTCACATTTCTATTGTGAGTTAAGCGGAACTTCAATGGCCGCACCTCATGTGACTGGTGCAGTAGCGATGGTGTATGCTGTGAATCCAAAGCTTACTTACAAAGAAGCAAAAGCTATTATTCTATCAACGGTTGCACCAAGTAAGCATTTAAAGGGCAAGGTAATCACAGGCGGGCAACTTGATGTAAATGCTGCCGTGATTAAAGCCAAAGCAACTTTAAATTAATTAAAACTATTTAAATATATTGGTTTAAAAACTTAACGAAGACCAGGGAAAATCCTGGTCTTTTTTTTGTGAAAATCAGCAATTGTGAATTAATTGTGAACGAACAATGACCAACACTTCACTGAAGTATCTCAGATGCATACCGAATAGTATATTGGCAATGAAGGAGTAATACTTATGACGGCGACTGATAAAAAGAACATGCGCGGTAAACACATTTTACTCGTTGATGACGACTATGAGTTTAGAGTGACCTTAAAAGAAGCCCTACAGGCGGCAGGCTTTGTAGTAACAGATGTTGCCGATGCCACAACAGCACGAAAGCTTCTGTGGAAGAGTAAGTATTCAGCTGTTGTGTCAGATATTCGGATGCCTAAGGTAAATGGAATTGAATTTCTTCATCAAGTTCGCAAATTTAATTCTGTGCCATTTATTTTGATGAGTGGTTTTTCTGAAATTATGGCTGACAGTGAAGCGCTTGAAATTGGTGCAAATGGGTTTGTAGCAAAACCATTTAGAGCAGAAGAGTTGTTTAACGTTCTTAAAAATTGCATCTAGATTAAAGTTGGAGACTCAATTAAATTTATTTATGGAATAATCTCAACATTTTTTTGTTCTTTTAGAGCTTGATTTAGATTTTCTGTAGTCAGTGGCAAGATTTGAAATGAATGGCGAATTGTATGCATTCCATCGGAGTAATCCCATTTTACTGTACCTTTTGAATTTTGATTTATTTTAAAAGAAGCAAATGGAACGACTCGTGCTTTAAAATCAGTGTCGATTTTAGTTTCGCCGTTAAAACTAACTGAAAGCTGACACGTAGTTGTGCCGGTGCAAGTTTTAGCTGGTAAAATAAATATCGGCCCACCAGAATTGCTTAATATTACAGCGCCATCAACAGGGTATGGTGCACGCAGCCCTTGAATCTTCATTTCTTCAATTTTATCAATCTTTGTTAAAGTCGGCACAACTTCTGCCGTCGGAGTTGGTGAGGGTTCTACATCAGTGGTCTCTGTTGGCTGTTCAGCTTTACGCTCGGCTGTAGCCTCTGTGGGTACGGTTTGTGTGATCTCAATGATATCTGCAAAAGTTCCAAACCCTTTGAAGTTGAGTGTCCATATTTTTTCACCTTCAGTAATCACGCACAGGGGGTCACACACAATAATTGTTTCAGGAAAAATAGCTTCTATTTGAGTAATTAATTGATTGTTTTGAAGTGTATAGCCTTTCGAAAAAATTACTTCAGCATGGGCAGAAAAATTTGTGAAGAATATTATGCACAAGAAAACTATTGATGAAATTAACATATTTGTTTTTTTAAAAAATAAAGCATGCTGGCTCATGCGGCATTCTCTTGTGTCGGTGCTTTCCAAGTTGATATATTCACGCGATTTCGGCCTGCCTTTTTTGCTACATACATGTTTTGATCTGCAATTTCTATGTATGTAGCAAGTTCTAAAGAAATTCCTTTTTGAGTAAGTGCGCCTTCCCCAATATAAATACCTCCAAAGCTTGCAGTCACTTGAAGTTTAACTTTGGGGTCAGCAAGGCTTGGCACTTCACAAGTTTCAATGGCTTTTCTAAATTTTTCGGCCACTTCAGTAAAACCTTTTTCTTCTGTATGATTCACAAGTATTACAAATTCTTCACCACCGTAGCGAGCTGTAAAATCGGTTTTGCGTACCTGTGCTTTTAAAATTTTTCCGACCATTTTAAGTACTTCGTCGCCTTGTTGGTGGCCGTAGGTATCATTGAATTTTTTAAAATGATCCACGTCAAGAATCAGAAAACCTAAGCTGTAACCATATCTTTGGGCTGATAATAATTGGGTTTTCATAGCCTCTTTAAAACTACGATGGTTTTTTAGACCTGTGAGTCCATCAGTTGTGGCTAGCTCTGAAACAACTTCAAGGGCTTTGTCTCGTCTTTCTAATTCTGTGCACAGTCGACTGAGTGCTCCGAATGTTTGGCCAATTTCATCTTTGCTTTTATAACGAATTTTAACTTCAAATTTTCCAGCCAAAATATCTTCTGTTGTACGTCGTAAGATGCGAATGGGACTTAAAAATATCTTACTCAATGTGAAAAGTATCAGGCTTGAAAAAATACCTAATGCCAATGAAAAGATTAAAAGATGATCAAGCGCTTTTTGTAGCCATAGCGCAATGCCAGATGCTTTAACTTGAACGTTAAAGTTGTTTGCATTTTTTTGTACGTAAATTAATTTATTAATTAGAATTCCTTTACTCATAAACCCCATATTTAACAGCTTGGGGTTGTTTTGAAATTTTGTTAAATCATCTGTGTTCACACCCTCAGTCACAACTTGTTTAAAGTTCTGATTTTCTTTTTTGACTAAAGCGTTACCGATGAGGGCGTCAATATGATCGGTGGTGATTTGCTGTTGGGCATGCAAGCTAAGAAAAATAAAACTAAGAACAACAGACATAAAAGCTGTGGCAAATATCGCGATAGCCATTCTAACTTCTATACTTAAGTTGCGCATCTGAAGTTAATCTCCAAAGTCTCGTAGTATTTTTACTACTACGCGACGATTTTGTGATTGGTTTTCTGCAAGTGGAATACCTTTGGCATCTTCGTTGGGTACAATGGGTTTTGTATCACCCCAGCCAAGAGCTCTTAATTTAAAACGCGAAAAGCCATTTGATTCAAATAATTTTAATACAGTGCAAGCCCGTAGACTTGATAACTCCCAATTCGATGTATACTGACCACCAACCACAGGTCTGTTATCAGTATGCCCTTCAACGGTGACGCCAAAATCTTTGGCGTTTTCATTAATCGTCGGAATAAAGCGATCTAAGAGGGTTTTTGCTTCAGATCGAAGAGCAACTGAGCCTGAATCAAAAAAAAGTGCACCACGAAATGTGATTTCAATGCCAGCATCACTCTCTTGAAAAACAACTTGGCCCTCTAGATTTTGCGTTTTAACTACATCTTTAAGTTTAGTTGTTAGTTTTTCAAAAGGAATTTTATATTCGCCACCAAAAAGTTTTGTTGTTTCTTTTTTAACTTGTTCAAATTTAGTTGAATCGATTTTTGAAAAACTTTGTAGTAAAAGAAAAAAGCCAACTAATAGTGTCATCATGTCGGCATAGCTGACGAGCCAATTGCCATCTGATTCTTCTGCTTTTGTTTTTGCAGTGACCATTTTGTAGAGTGCGTATTCATCTATATTTTCTGCAGCTGGTGTAAGTGACCTGCGTTCGATATGCTCACGTCTTTCTTGTGCGACGCCAATTTCAGTTTGATTTTTTTTTAGGTCAGGTGCTGCCATAAATCACGCAGCCAGTTTTGCTAGTTTTTTTCGTTCGCCGGGTAGGAGAAAACTCTTGAGGTGTTCTTCAACAACGATGGGATGCTCTTTTTTGCGCAAAAGCTTAATTCCATCAACGACCATTTCACGAACGACTTCATCTTCTTTATTAAATTTACTTAAACTCTCACCAACAGGTATGAAAATAAAGTTTGTGATGGCAATACCATAGAGTGTTGCAGTTAAACCAACAGCCATTGAGGGGCCGAGCATTTTATAAGAATCGGGGCTTCCTAAATTTTGAAGCATGCCAATCATACCAAGTGTTGTACCTAAGAGACCAAAAGCTGGTGGGAATTTACCGATAGTCTTAAAAATGGCAGCATCTTCTTCGTAACGTTTGTAATGAGTCATTGTGCGTTTTTTAAGAATGATATCAAGTGCGTGTTCACTGATACCCCCTTGCACCATGATATCGATAGCCTCTTTTAAAAAATCAGTTTTAATTAATGGTAGGCGATTTTGAAGATACAGGGCATCTTCTCGCGCACCGCGAGCGAGATCTACGATTTCTGCAATTACGACTTGATGTTGAGTTGCGTTTTTTCCGATGATTCTTTGAAAAAAAACTTTGAACAATTTAAAAAGAGTTGGGAGTGGAAAACAAATAATACTAGCAGCCGCTGTGCCACCGATAACAATTAAAATACCATGGGGATTTAAGAAAATATCGTGTGAAGAAGTTGATGTAATCAACGCCGTAAAAAAAACAGCAATGGCTGAGATAATTCCAATAATAGAAGAGAAGTTCATATGCTATTTATTCGACACAAAACGAACTTCTCTAAAGTAAGACGATTGTCTGGTTAGAAGCTGGTGCTCTGAATGTTTACGCCCATCTGACCATTTGCATTGCCGACGCTACCAGTGTGACCTACGCCCAGTTCACCGAATCCGTTATAACCCCAACACTTAGTAGAGCCATCACTAAGCACAGCACAGCTTGACTGGTTTCCTAAGTAGACATCCATTGCAGTGAGTGAACCGAAGTCAAGATTTAGTAATAAATCACCCATTTGATTTACAGCACTTCCTCTTTGAGTTACATCACCATAACCAAGATTTCCGTAGCCATTATAACCCCAGCACTTTGTAGCGTTGTTATCGAGAATCACACAAGCATGGTAATAACCAGTACTGATTGAAACAGGAGTTCGACCCGTACCTAAGTTAACAAAAGGTAGAAGATCACCCATTTCATGGTTGGCGACAGCGCTATCACCGCGATTGATATTATCGCCTAATCCAAGCTGACCATAGAGATTATATCCCCAGCATTTCACGCCAGTAGTTGCGCCAACCGTAACGATTGCACATGTGGCATTTGCTAAAGTAGAGATCGCTGAAGCTGTGTAGTTGGTTCCTAAATTAACAACCGGTAGGGCCGCCATTTCACCAGCAAAATCGCCTAGGTTATTAGCATGACCCTGGCCCAGTTCACCGAATCCGTTATAACCCCAACATTTAATCTTACCTGTGCTAAGAAGTGCGCAAGTATGATAATAGCCAACTGCTACAGCTACAGGGTTTGCTCCTAATGTAGCTGCAGTTACACCTGTAGCAGGGGGTATGGCTCGCTGTGTAACGTCATCGAGTCCAAGCTGACCATAGCCATTATAACCCCAGCACTTTATCGAATTGTCACTCATGATGGCGCATGTAAAATTAGGGCCTGAAGTTGCAGAAAAGTGTTGTCATCTAGTTTTGCACAAACATTATAGCCATTAACAACTATAGATGTAGCAGTACGCCCTGTGCCTAAATTAACTGTGGGTAAAGCTGCCATTTCACCGGCACCATCACCCATACTATTGTTATTTCCGATACCAAGTTGACCATTGCCATTATTATAACCCCAACACTTAACATTTCCGCCGGTTAAGAGTGCGCAAGTAAAATAAGAACCAGCACCTATGTCAATAGCAGTTGTTCCAAGATTCAATGCTGCAGATGGAGTTGTCAATTGTGTCGTGTTATCTTGGCCAAGTTCACCATAGCCATTATAACCCCAACATTTCACAGCACCTGTGTTTAAGATTGCGCATATGTGCGTATAACCCATTGCAAATTTTGTAACGTAATCTCCTCCAAAATTAATAGGAGTTGTTGGCGCATACCGAGCAGCTACATCGCCTAATCCAAGCTGACCATAGAGATTATATCCCCAGCAACGAAGTTCGTTAATAGCGCCTGGGCCAATATTAATTAATGCACAAGATGAAGACGAAGCAGCTCCAATTTGTACAATGGGTGAGGAGCTACCTAAATTAATGATCGGGAAATTGTCTTGTAATTGATTATAGTAACCACCTCGATGAGCACCATCTCCATAACCAAGTTGCCCGGAGCCACCATTACCCCAACATTTCATAGTGTTATTATCAAGAACAACGCAGTTATGCCCTGCTGAGGATCCTGTTGTGATAGCTGTAGCAGTACGACCTGTTCCGAGTCTGACGGTTGGTAAGTTATCACCCATCTGGCTCGGTGATTCACCAACAAATAGACTTCCATCACCTAAGGCGCCGTAATTACGACTGCCCCAACACTTAACGGTTCCATCATTTTTAAGTACACAATTAAAGCCAAGTGCTGGCTTTATTTTCACAGGAGTAAAAATGGTTATCGCAGCATCACTATTATAACCATTGCTATCGGTGATACGTACACTTGCTGAACCAATACTTGCCGGAGCAAGGTACGTGAATGTGCCCGTTACAGCATTCACACTTGTGATGCTTCCACTTCCTGAAATAATTGAAAAAGAAAATGGGCCAACACCTGCACCTGTTTGATTGGTAAATGTAAATAAACGATTCACGGCTATATTTTGCGAGGCCGGGCTGATTGCCGGGCCGTTGATGATATTTATTGGAACTGTGAGGTAAACCCCGACTGAATCAAGAACACGAATGCTCGCTGAACCAGATGTTGAGGGTGCTGTGTACACACCACCTGTTGTGATTGAACCGCCACCAGAAATCATAAGATATAAATACGGAGGTGTTCCGCCTGAGACTGAAAATGATTGACCAGCACCAATGTTAACGGTTGGTGCTGAAGGTGTGACGGTAAGACCAGGAATTACTGTCACAGTTGAAAGTGCACTTGAGCCTGCGCTGTCAGTTACTTGAACGATGACAGTTGCAGGTGAAGCTGCTGATTTATAAATTCCGGATGTGCCATCAATAGTACCGCCACCTGTGAGGATGCTGTACTTATATGGTGAGGCTCCACCAAGTGCTGTGAATACTTGTTGTGTGTTTGTATTAATTGTAATTGTAGTTGGTGTGATAGATACGGATTCGGCTTTGTCTTTTGAGTTAAGACAACCGGCAACTATGAAGCTGCTCAAAAATATGAGCGCAAATCTGTGAAGTGTTTTATCAAGCCATCTGTTCTTCATATACGTCCATCCGTAATGTGCGCCCATAATTAGACGCATTCATACGTATCTTATCGGCATGTCGCATTAGGACTTTAGGCTGGATGGTAAGTGGTTATAAATGCACGTAAAAACCAAGTTGAAAGTGAAGCACTTGTAATTTGCCTTCACCCACAACGTTATAGGTAAAGCCTCCTTCAGTTCGTGCTCCGAATTGTCTAAATAGCGGAAAATCTGCTCCTGCTTTTAAGCCTAAATAGGCGCCAACTGTATTAGCGTTGGCTCCAGAAGTTTGAGAGAAAAGACTTGATTGAGCAAAACCAAAAGCTGCTCCGCCGTAAGGGCTAATTGCGTATTCATGAATAGTGACTCTAGCCCCAATATCATCTGCAAAACTTTGAGGAGCGGGTCGGTAGAAATACCATTTGCCAGTAATTCCTGTGAGTGAAACTCCAGATGATAATGGGCTTAGGTTTATGCTGCGTATATGTTCTGCGCCGAGATAGCGTCTTTCATCGATCGGATAATCAATAAAAATACCCATGCTCATGGGGGATTCACTTAGTGTGACGGTTTTTACAGCAGCAGTGGCACTGCCGTAACCGGCAAGGGCTGCGACTTTTATAGATTTTGCAAAAACGCTGGAAGTATTAAATGTCACAGCACATGTGAAGCAAATTAGAAAAAACTTTTTAAGCCACAAGTTTAAGCCCCGATTTTTCACTGGACTTAAATATATCAGCTAAATTGAGTTGACCTTCGTTGATTAAGATAATCATGCGATCGCGCAGAGCTAAAAGATGTTCTTCTTTTTTTGCATTTGCGCCCACAGGGCGACCTAGATCTTCAGCAATCATTTGTGCAATACGCGGAGGACATGATTCTAATATTAGTTCTTGAGCGGTTGGCATCACATGAATCAATGTCATGAGTTGATCTGATTCAACACCTGCAAAGAAAAGGGACAATGATTCTCGCGGCCATTCTTTTAAGAAAGCAAGTGACGGGTAGGTTTCTTTAAGCTGTTGACCCTTGTCGTGTAAAGAGCCAGCGATATCTTGTAAAACTTCAATTTCTTCAGTGATTGTTAAAGATTCTAAGAGTTTTCGTGCAAGAGGTGCAGCTGAAATTTTCATACTTGAACCCTGGCTCTTATCACTAAAAGTGCGTAAAGTTTCATTAACTACTTCTAGTTCATGAAAATCAAACTCACGTAAATTTAAAGACTGATTGATGAGTGCTTTTTTCTGTGTAATGTCGAGTGTACGAAAGTATTTCTCGCGCACACCAAGAGGCATATTCATCGCAACTAATGCTTGAACTTCTTGAGGTTGTGAAGCCACAAGTTCTTTGATGCGATCGTCACTTAAGTTGTCGAGATAACCAAAGGGTTGTTTAATAACTTCCATGCCTAAGGTTTTAGCAGCTACAAGATCCCAGTATACTTCGCGAAAGACGATAATCTTATCACGATTAGGAAGTGTCGCCATTTGTTGATAAACATCTAAAAGCATCCGCTTAAGATGATAATTTAACGGCAGAGCTTCAAAACTAAATTGTGAATCTGTAGCATCCATGAGTGTTTCAAAAAAGCATGCCAGTTTAAAAAGGCCGCGCTTACCTGAAGCAAGCCATAGTTCTGCCATTTGACGTTGTTGGGTTTTAAGTTCAAGCGCAAGGCCCGCGATTTTGGTCATGAGATCACGCATGGCTTTAAGTTCACTCATCGTTTGAAGAGATTCATCTTCAACATTGGGGCGTTGTTTTTCAGATTTTGAAACTTGGTTTGCGAGTTCTGGTTGTGGGAGCATGGCCTTTGAAAAAGCAGATGCTCCGCTAGCTGATGATTCTTGTTGTCTACGAGAAAAAATTCTCCATGCGATAAAGCCTAGTAAAATACAAATTCCTAAAAACGCTAAACCTAAGAAGTGCTGCAAGCTTGATGCGATATCTAGCATGGATTTAAATGGTGGTGTATTAGGTTTAGCTTTAATGACACGGATATCTGATTTTGTATTATT from Oligoflexia bacterium harbors:
- a CDS encoding S8 family peptidase, with translation MKSLLICISLLAASNATAGEFIIKFKNPINQKSLLSLKTLNANFKSTIPKLNMVVVTSDTLKSGVVPKALENEIEYIAKNGKIYLDSAKGDAWQNEASMLWGMEAVKLKKAWNITKGDKSVVVAVSDTGTYLNHSDLSGNLWINKGESGLDANGKDKAKNKKDDDGNGYVDDVYGYNFETNTSTPNENHYHGTHVAGTVGGVGGNGGIVGVAGKVSLMTVKFISASGEGTDEAAINTIVYASDNGARAINCSWGSDEYSEPLYDAIVYAQKKGVLIIAAAGNDGHNHDKYEHYPSGYDLDNIITVAATTSSNGLLAGFSNYGVETVDLAAPGERIRSSFNVMYNTLYCGTSGMSHFYCELSGTSMAAPHVTGAVAMVYAVNPKLTYKEAKAIILSTVAPSKHLKGKVITGGQLDVNAAVIKAKATLN
- a CDS encoding response regulator, with the translated sequence MTATDKKNMRGKHILLVDDDYEFRVTLKEALQAAGFVVTDVADATTARKLLWKSKYSAVVSDIRMPKVNGIEFLHQVRKFNSVPFILMSGFSEIMADSEALEIGANGFVAKPFRAEELFNVLKNCI
- a CDS encoding class I SAM-dependent methyltransferase — protein: MKKYDKYALYEVSVQSPDTQVDIYLDIYNDINKKKPRHFREDFCSTFILSLEWVKRHKSHTAVGIDLDSEPLRYGKKMHLSKLSTDQKKRMRLLRQNVISVTKPKADIIGVGNFSFYIFQKRDVLIEYFKCCLKSLQKKGIIVLEMAGGPGTIEQRKETKTVKMSRGKKFKYIWDQKSFDPIPRQAHYAIHFKFADGSTLKNAFTYDWRVWTIPEVREALYEAGFSKTYVYWDQSDSGNSYDYLQTEKATNDHAWVSQIVGVK
- a CDS encoding glycoside hydrolase family 71/99-like protein, translating into MRYLSIIVVSLIFGFSISSNAVQVSLQSNQTEPIGVAIDAATSLNVTVSSDTAWPTGRATLYYFYVTNDNQRFGPGDQSVGLPAISASGRANVTLVIDGRLTPTPNFGVITYIVLDGVMSGPGSHGQLIKFHAAKGQTSQPENSLCNPTTQPFPHFNVKDGKCLPSCGVLGGTHSFGDSCSANGFIDIGAAYDVAACCKVNNQGTPTPTPTPTPTPNPNVPSDGNFIDLVMAGYQGWFSAIGDGGVNTWTHWSRNSAPGPGHTTVEIYPDVREYNLADLFDTALGNLGNGQPSRLFSSVKDGVVDTHFRWMREYGIDGAILQRFVSELSNPASKNMRNEVTRKVKRYAEAHDRKFYVMYDITSSNPDTLIRDIKSDWSEIENNIGVQSSPSYARQDGRPVIGLWGFGFTDRPGTQEQAQEIINWFKNKGYYVVGGVPYSWRTENGASRPGWLSTYVQYDMISPWSVGNYSSLNEIEKHTSSYVIPDKRYCDEHGIHYQRVIYPGFAWSNWNGGSRNLIPRLSGNFMWQQAYQLTGVTKGAFVAMFDEYDEGTAIAKAAENASMIPNNQYYLTLDADGQSLSSDFYLRLTGAATLMLKGVTPKTSSIPIPQR
- a CDS encoding flagellar motor protein MotB; this translates as MAAPDLKKNQTEIGVAQERREHIERRSLTPAAENIDEYALYKMVTAKTKAEESDGNWLVSYADMMTLLVGFFLLLQSFSKIDSTKFEQVKKETTKLFGGEYKIPFEKLTTKLKDVVKTQNLEGQVVFQESDAGIEITFRGALFFDSGSVALRSEAKTLLDRFIPTINENAKDFGVTVEGHTDNRPVVGGQYTSNWELSSLRACTVLKLFESNGFSRFKLRALGWGDTKPIVPNEDAKGIPLAENQSQNRRVVVKILRDFGD
- a CDS encoding diguanylate cyclase, with protein sequence MRNLSIEVRMAIAIFATAFMSVVLSFIFLSLHAQQQITTDHIDALIGNALVKKENQNFKQVVTEGVNTDDLTKFQNNPKLLNMGFMSKGILINKLIYVQKNANNFNVQVKASGIALWLQKALDHLLIFSLALGIFSSLILFTLSKIFLSPIRILRRTTEDILAGKFEVKIRYKSKDEIGQTFGALSRLCTELERRDKALEVVSELATTDGLTGLKNHRSFKEAMKTQLLSAQRYGYSLGFLILDVDHFKKFNDTYGHQQGDEVLKMVGKILKAQVRKTDFTARYGGEEFVILVNHTEEKGFTEVAEKFRKAIETCEVPSLADPKVKLQVTASFGGIYIGEGALTQKGISLELATYIEIADQNMYVAKKAGRNRVNISTWKAPTQENAA
- a CDS encoding MotA/TolQ/ExbB proton channel family protein; its protein translation is MNFSSIIGIISAIAVFFTALITSTSSHDIFLNPHGILIVIGGTAAASIICFPLPTLFKLFKVFFQRIIGKNATQHQVVIAEIVDLARGAREDALYLQNRLPLIKTDFLKEAIDIMVQGGISEHALDIILKKRTMTHYKRYEEDAAIFKTIGKFPPAFGLLGTTLGMIGMLQNLGSPDSYKMLGPSMAVGLTATLYGIAITNFIFIPVGESLSKFNKEDEVVREMVVDGIKLLRKKEHPIVVEEHLKSFLLPGERKKLAKLAA